Genomic segment of Peribacillus frigoritolerans:
AGTATCACCGCATCGATTCCAGCTGCATCCGCTGTCCTGATCATCGTTCCAATATTACCCGGATCTTGAACGGCATCGATCAACAATAGCTTATCCGGATTGATGGACGCCATGCTCGTTGATTTCTGCTCACAAACCGCAGCAATTCCCTGCGGGGCTTCGGTATCGCATATCGCCTTCATAATATCATTTTTCACATAAATGAGTTCTGTGCCTTCCACCTTAAAATGGGCAGGCATTTCAGTTTCTTCATTTATGATCACTTCCAAGACGATTTCTTCTTTTAAGGCTTCTTCAACTAGGTGAAAACCCTCGATTAAATATTTACCTGTTTTATCGCGTTCTTTTTTGGTCAAAAGTTTTTTCCATTGCTTAACTTGCGGGTTTTTTACGGATTCTATATATTTCAAGGGTAAACGCTCCTTTAACTTCACACTGATTTTCCTATTATAACGCAATTCACATACATATTGCATGCGAGTTTGTGAAATGCTATTAATGTCAGTCATTATGTGTTAGAGGAGGAATAATTATGAATTTAAACTTACGTAATGCGATCATCCAAAATGTATCTGGAAATTCGCAAGAGCAGCTGGAAGACACGATTGTCGATGCCATACAAAATGGCGAAGAAAAAATGCTTCCTGGATTGGGAGTATTATTCGAGGTCATCTGGCAAAATTCATCCGAGCAGGAAAAACAGGAAATGATTACTGCCCTTGAATCAGGATTAAAAAAATAACAGCCTTCAGAGGCTGTTATTTTTTTAATTTCGCTTCGCCAGCCTTAAGTTCTTCGATGGAGACTTCTTCATCAAGCAGCAAGATGAATTTTTTAGAGCCCACTTCTTCAAGCATCGCTTTTGTCTCATCATAAGAGTAGCCATATTTCGTGAAAAAGCTGCGTAAATCTCCAGATCCTTCATCTGTGAAGTAGTGGAAGATTTTTAAAAAAAGAGTGTCCTCCTTATCCTGATTGGCGATGATCAATATATCCGTATGTTCATTTCCAAGCTGCACATGATTTTTTATATCAGCTGCCACTGTCATTTGGGTGCCAGATACGCCTTTTGCTTTTAAGTCTGAAATTGCAGCAAGTAGTTCCGGATTAGAGTCAAAAACACCATATACGTTTTTTTCCATGTTTCTCCCCCTCCTTGTTACTTTACTTAAAATAAAATTCCTTTGTCATTATACCTTGCAGCTTTATCAATAAACAAGCAAATAGTCTATGGAGACGAACAAGGGAACCCTCTGCCTAAAGGGTTTTTATAAAAATAACAGCCTGTAGCTAACTCTAAGAAAATCGAGTTTGCCTGCAGTTTTATTAAAAAACGCTGCAGTTGATTTCAGAATCCGCCCCCTTTCCGCCGACTGTCTGCCAAGCCACATCAAAGCAAGCGGCTGCGGTGGCTCGGCTAGCCAGTAATTCGTCAGGAGGGTCGCACATTTCTTCAATCCAATAACGACTACAGTAAAAAAACAAACAAAAACAGCCTTATGCAGGCTGTTCTTGTTGCGTATTACAGATTGTCGGTATTGATTCGATTTTTGATGTATTCATCTTGTAAGCCTTCCTCTTGCTGTCCGCTGGCTGTCGGGCTCAGGGTCCGATCCAGTGATCCTTGAGCATCAAGGGCTTTGTCAGTATCGGCAGAAAACGGGTCTGCATGAGGGTCGCTAGCCAGTGTCCCTTCCTGAATCCCTGGTTTTTGCTTCTTGAATTTTTCTGTGGAATTCCCCCAGATTTCCCTTTCTTGAGCTCGCTTCATATCCAGCTCTTCATTTTCATAGATATTGGCGGAATTTCCGTGAAGCTCTTCGCTTCTTCCTGGCTGTGCTTCCATTTCCCTTGTTTGATAGGCATTCGCGGTTGTTTCCGGAAAAAGGTTCGGGTCCGGATTGTTCACCACCCCTGTTTTAAGCGGATTCTCTGCAGGTGCGCCCGTATCCTCGATGCGATTGGAAGTTATGTTCTCTCGTGCTGTTACGGTTTCCGATTCATCTATAAGAATGAGGAATTTTCCGGCCTCCACTTCATTTATATAAGCGGTTGCTTCACTATCGGCAAGCCCTAACTCACCTAGACGGTTCCTTATATCTTCAGAACCCTCGTTCAGGAAAAAGTGTTTCATTTTATCAATGAAGGATTCCTCGTTAGAGTTAGTAACGACTTCGACATCCGGATCATGCTTTTCATTAACGAAATCCAAATCTTCTTTCTTATCAGCCATTACCGTTATTTCCCCTTCATGAACCCCCTTTTCCTTGAGGGATTGTATAGCCTGGATCATTTCTCTTTCCGTATTAAAAACACCATATAACGTTTTTCCCATGCATATTCCTCCTCATTTTTCCGATATTTCTTCTTATGTGTATTTATACCCTGATGGGTGCCAATTAAACAAAAAGGTTTGCCTTCCCTAAGCTCGAACCTTTAATCAGCCTTTAAAAACCAAAAGGAAACCTGCAGTTTTTAAAACTGCAGGCCATTTCCTTCACGCTTAGAAGCGGTCGGTTCTACGTTCAGTTGCCTTTTTCTCATTCACGATCGATTCATCTGTACTATCAAGCTGGATATCTTCCTTTTTAAGAGTATCCTGAACTTGTTCCGTTTCTTGTACAGCATGTTTCTTGATGACAATTTCATCGGTGACAACCGGTTTTTTCGAAACTTCCAGTTTTTCTTCAACAACCGGGATTCGTAATGTTTCCCCATCTTCAATGGTTCCGGTTTCCCGATTCGCTTCACGTCCTGAAACCGATCTATGCTCAACTGTCACTTCTTCGTGTTCAACAGGGACATTGATCGTTTTATGCTGTTCATTGACTTCTTTATTAATGACGACTTCTCCTGTCTGAACTCTTTCTTTGTCAATGTTCAGCTGTTCTTCCCGAAGTGTAAGTGTCCTTTCATCTTCTGGCAATTCACGGCCTTGTCCGTT
This window contains:
- a CDS encoding TrmH family RNA methyltransferase; this translates as MKYIESVKNPQVKQWKKLLTKKERDKTGKYLIEGFHLVEEALKEEIVLEVIINEETEMPAHFKVEGTELIYVKNDIMKAICDTEAPQGIAAVCEQKSTSMASINPDKLLLIDAVQDPGNIGTMIRTADAAGIDAVILGEGCADLYNPKVVRSTQGSLFHMPVIKGNLSEIIDELKQSGTPVYGTALEGASPFEEVEKSSRFALLVGNEGQGVSKELLEKTTKNLYIPIYGKSESLNVGIAAGILMYHLRKSI
- the sspI gene encoding small acid-soluble spore protein SspI; this translates as MNLNLRNAIIQNVSGNSQEQLEDTIVDAIQNGEEKMLPGLGVLFEVIWQNSSEQEKQEMITALESGLKK
- a CDS encoding general stress protein: MEKNVYGVFDSNPELLAAISDLKAKGVSGTQMTVAADIKNHVQLGNEHTDILIIANQDKEDTLFLKIFHYFTDEGSGDLRSFFTKYGYSYDETKAMLEEVGSKKFILLLDEEVSIEELKAGEAKLKK
- a CDS encoding general stress protein, which encodes MGKTLYGVFNTEREMIQAIQSLKEKGVHEGEITVMADKKEDLDFVNEKHDPDVEVVTNSNEESFIDKMKHFFLNEGSEDIRNRLGELGLADSEATAYINEVEAGKFLILIDESETVTARENITSNRIEDTGAPAENPLKTGVVNNPDPNLFPETTANAYQTREMEAQPGRSEELHGNSANIYENEELDMKRAQEREIWGNSTEKFKKQKPGIQEGTLASDPHADPFSADTDKALDAQGSLDRTLSPTASGQQEEGLQDEYIKNRINTDNL